A window of Campylobacter pinnipediorum subsp. pinnipediorum contains these coding sequences:
- the mobB gene encoding molybdopterin-guanine dinucleotide biosynthesis protein B: MKRLAVAFSGPSNSGKTTLILKVAQNFINKGLKVVVIKHDPADKAKFDVEGKDSYRFSQTGADVVVLSPTRTTYFSQDKSNLDDVIKMIGDFDLLLVEGLKTLPLPRISVFKDDIDEDYLSFSNAIATYKKDISYPNITNIDLDSIDEICDWILKNSKAV; the protein is encoded by the coding sequence ATGAAGAGGTTAGCAGTCGCATTTTCTGGACCATCAAATAGTGGCAAAACCACCTTAATACTAAAAGTTGCGCAAAATTTTATAAACAAAGGCTTAAAAGTTGTGGTTATAAAACACGACCCAGCAGACAAAGCTAAATTTGATGTTGAAGGCAAAGATAGTTATAGATTTAGCCAAACCGGTGCAGATGTTGTCGTTTTAAGCCCAACGAGAACTACTTATTTTTCGCAAGACAAATCAAATCTTGATGATGTTATAAAAATGATTGGAGATTTTGATTTATTACTTGTTGAAGGGTTAAAAACACTACCCTTACCTAGAATAAGTGTATTTAAAGATGATATAGATGAAGATTATCTTAGTTTTTCAAATGCAATTGCTACATACAAAAAAGATATCTCATATCCAAATATAACAAATATAGACTTAGATAGCATAGATGAAATTTGTGATTGGATATTAAAAAATTCAAAGGCTGTATAA
- a CDS encoding class 1 fructose-bisphosphatase has product MEEIIKNIEKSVKQISEEIKYADLGYTQHANATGDTQLKLDVLSDNIITQNLSNISSVKAIVSEEKDEILWVNKDAKYIIAYDPLDGSSLVDVNFAIGSIFAIYEDELKPENLIAAIYSLYGPRVELVKNTQKNELPKLYRLDKENNFKFIKDLKLENKGKLNATGATQKGWSDEHCKFVRELFLQGYRLRYSGAMVSDLHQILLKGGGIFSYPATTDAPNGKLRALFEVLPFAFIYENAGGATSNGYSKTLFETKIEKIHQTTPCFFGSKDEIKLLYKFYGDKK; this is encoded by the coding sequence ATGGAAGAAATCATAAAAAATATAGAAAAAAGCGTAAAACAAATCAGTGAAGAGATAAAATATGCAGATCTTGGCTACACACAACACGCTAATGCAACTGGTGACACACAACTAAAACTAGATGTTTTAAGCGATAATATAATAACACAAAACCTATCAAACATAAGCTCAGTAAAAGCCATAGTGAGCGAAGAAAAAGATGAAATTTTATGGGTAAATAAAGATGCAAAATATATAATTGCCTATGATCCATTAGATGGTTCTAGCTTAGTTGATGTAAATTTTGCAATAGGTTCAATATTTGCAATATATGAAGATGAGTTAAAACCAGAAAATCTAATAGCAGCGATATACTCTCTTTATGGACCTAGGGTTGAACTTGTAAAAAATACACAAAAAAATGAATTACCAAAACTTTATAGACTAGATAAAGAAAATAATTTTAAATTTATAAAAGATCTGAAACTAGAAAACAAAGGTAAGTTAAATGCCACAGGTGCAACACAAAAAGGCTGGAGCGATGAGCATTGTAAGTTTGTAAGAGAGCTATTTTTACAAGGATATAGGCTAAGATATTCTGGCGCTATGGTTAGCGATTTACATCAAATTTTATTAAAGGGTGGTGGCATTTTTAGCTACCCGGCAACGACAGATGCTCCAAATGGAAAATTAAGAGCATTGTTTGAAGTTTTACCATTTGCATTTATATATGAAAATGCTGGTGGAGCTACAAGCAACGGATATTCAAAAACACTTTTTGAAACAAAAATAGAAAAAATACACCAAACAACACCTTGCTTTTTTGGTTCAAAAGATGAGATAAAGCTTCTTTATAAATTTTATGGTGATAAAAAATGA
- the metG gene encoding methionine--tRNA ligase gives MKKAYITTPIYYVNDVAHIGHAYTTIIADTLARFKRLQGYDTYFMTGTDEHGQKIEQAAQQRGKTPKEYADEISGKFKKLWDDFEISYDHFIRTTDEEHILTAQNAFLKMYEKGDIYKGEYEGFYCVSCETFFTQTQLLENNCCPDCGKPTNIVKEESYFFRLSKYQDAILDWYEKNEQSVLPKGKKNEVISFVKGGLKDLSITRTSFDWGIKLPKQINDEKHVMYVWLDALVNYLTTLGYSRDNERMDFWDNAIHLVGKDILRFHAVYWPAFLLSLDLPLPKSVAAHGWWTRDGQKMSKSKGNVVNPKEVADAYGLENFRYFLLREVPFGQDGDFSQKAIIDRINSELNNGLGNLLNRIIGMSGKYTNFEIQSKDLVKFYNQELQEANEYTKNAISNLENIMPNRYLEEIWKIVSLANGVIAKYEPWQLIKDSKQDEANALVALCANLLTKVAILLNPCMPKTTQKIADALGFTIDTKSYQDIILENKIIDYKTKKTEPLFTRIEEELMKDTQTQEQPIQKEKEDESISIDDFSKLVIKVGEVLECERVEGSEKLLKFQIDLGEEKPRQILSGIAKYYKPSELIGKQVCVLANLKERKIMKQISQGMILSAEDGKLTLLTTHTKVKNGAIIG, from the coding sequence ATGAAAAAAGCATACATAACCACACCTATTTATTATGTGAATGATGTTGCACACATCGGACACGCATATACAACAATCATAGCAGATACCTTAGCTCGTTTTAAAAGGCTTCAAGGATATGATACATATTTTATGACCGGGACTGATGAACACGGTCAAAAAATAGAACAAGCAGCACAACAAAGAGGCAAAACACCAAAAGAGTATGCTGATGAAATTAGTGGCAAATTTAAAAAACTATGGGATGATTTTGAGATAAGTTACGACCATTTTATAAGAACAACAGATGAAGAACATATCTTAACTGCACAAAACGCATTTTTAAAAATGTATGAAAAAGGTGATATCTACAAAGGCGAGTATGAAGGATTTTACTGCGTTAGCTGTGAGACATTTTTCACACAAACACAACTTCTTGAAAATAATTGCTGTCCTGACTGTGGAAAACCGACAAATATAGTAAAAGAAGAGAGCTATTTTTTCCGTTTATCAAAATACCAAGATGCGATTTTGGATTGGTATGAAAAAAACGAACAAAGTGTATTACCAAAGGGTAAAAAAAATGAGGTTATAAGCTTTGTAAAAGGTGGCTTAAAAGATCTATCAATCACAAGAACAAGCTTTGATTGGGGTATCAAACTCCCAAAACAGATAAATGATGAAAAACACGTTATGTATGTATGGCTTGATGCATTAGTAAATTATCTAACAACACTTGGATATTCAAGAGATAACGAGAGAATGGATTTTTGGGATAATGCTATACATCTAGTTGGCAAAGATATTTTAAGATTTCACGCTGTTTATTGGCCTGCTTTTCTACTAAGCTTGGACCTACCACTTCCAAAATCAGTAGCGGCTCACGGATGGTGGACAAGAGATGGTCAAAAAATGAGCAAAAGCAAAGGTAATGTAGTAAACCCAAAAGAGGTAGCTGATGCTTATGGTCTTGAAAATTTTAGATATTTTTTATTGCGTGAAGTTCCTTTTGGCCAAGATGGAGATTTTAGCCAAAAAGCTATAATAGATAGAATAAATTCCGAACTAAACAACGGTCTTGGAAATTTACTAAATAGAATAATCGGAATGAGTGGAAAATATACAAATTTTGAAATACAAAGCAAAGATTTAGTTAAATTTTATAATCAAGAATTACAAGAAGCAAACGAATATACAAAAAATGCTATTTCAAATTTAGAAAATATAATGCCAAATAGGTATTTAGAAGAAATTTGGAAAATAGTATCTTTGGCAAATGGAGTAATAGCAAAATATGAGCCATGGCAACTAATAAAAGACTCAAAGCAAGATGAAGCAAATGCACTTGTTGCACTTTGTGCAAATCTTTTAACAAAGGTAGCCATATTATTAAATCCTTGTATGCCAAAAACAACACAAAAAATCGCAGATGCGCTTGGATTTACGATTGATACAAAATCCTATCAAGATATAATCTTAGAAAATAAAATCATTGATTATAAAACAAAAAAGACAGAGCCATTATTTACACGAATAGAAGAAGAGCTAATGAAAGATACACAAACACAAGAACAACCAATACAAAAAGAAAAAGAAGATGAGAGCATAAGTATAGATGATTTTTCAAAACTTGTTATAAAGGTTGGTGAAGTTCTTGAATGTGAAAGAGTTGAAGGAAGCGAAAAATTGCTTAAATTCCAAATAGACCTTGGCGAAGAAAAACCACGCCAAATTTTATCAGGAATAGCAAAATATTATAAGCCAAGCGAACTGATAGGCAAACAAGTGTGTGTCTTAGCAAACCTAAAAGAGAGAAAGATAATGAAACAAATATCTCAAGGTATGATCTTAAGTGCTGAAGATGGAAAATTAACACTGCTTACAACACATACAAAAGTAAAAAATGGTGCAATAATAGGATAA
- the ciaB gene encoding invasion protein CiaB, which translates to MNDFKKLNKLVNKNRAKLNSLYKDLDNDIVKQALEILNLQGTKSEKIAILRRVVDLKIDPLKNELKKLGRNEEEQKIAIEKMYDFTRKIHEKIHFELLLKIKEEKILDDFFTEIITLMHRVGIKINKWQELWQSHIIDGINKEFDKKFKNLKEASEFCEKNKLFQTDDNQKADRTYGAIIKTGKKYQFFPYATVFKDEVLDVANEIEFGLINLEKLCKNDNEKSYIKYFKSIKNAFLENNNDKVIKAWQEAEICWMNIRDKIQPAHPLEYYEDAYTHAVALEWDIRLVDEDGIDEESFKSSIQKSFEHISKEINLQDENIKNQVISNIQRTQLYVSLPLVYYGAELNGLFSAQVVPNDEKVSKMCGKKIFAFVNYIYESAKAKPFMKLSSEIFEKDFLNFGREILYTKPEIWKKVYEISTIGHEFGHILFIDNDTELLMNKNGVFKFIEEYKATTGGLVNFFLHEDEKYKMAVFHELIARAIGLIAWMEVDEVRAYYCEGLIHLSLLFESGVLSFKDKKLSINFDESSYEKFKEICLNNYKNLAKHYADKKEASEFLNIFCEEHKNTFLPKNNNTKEFVLYFYERYKDIGNDVDESGEWEKWQNIIK; encoded by the coding sequence ATGAATGATTTTAAAAAATTAAATAAATTAGTAAATAAAAATAGAGCAAAATTGAACTCGCTTTATAAAGATTTAGATAATGATATTGTGAAACAAGCACTTGAAATTTTAAATTTACAAGGCACAAAAAGTGAAAAAATAGCAATATTAAGAAGAGTAGTTGATCTAAAAATAGACCCGCTTAAAAATGAACTTAAAAAGCTTGGAAGAAATGAAGAAGAACAAAAAATAGCGATAGAAAAAATGTATGATTTTACAAGAAAAATTCATGAAAAAATACATTTTGAGCTTTTGCTAAAAATAAAAGAAGAAAAGATACTAGATGATTTTTTTACCGAAATCATAACTCTTATGCATAGAGTTGGAATAAAAATCAACAAATGGCAAGAGTTGTGGCAATCACACATAATAGATGGCATAAATAAAGAATTTGATAAAAAGTTCAAAAATCTAAAAGAAGCAAGTGAATTTTGTGAAAAAAACAAGCTTTTTCAGACAGATGACAATCAAAAAGCAGATAGAACATATGGAGCCATCATAAAAACCGGCAAAAAATATCAATTTTTTCCATACGCAACTGTATTTAAAGATGAAGTATTAGATGTTGCAAACGAAATTGAGTTTGGTCTAATAAATTTAGAAAAACTTTGCAAAAACGACAATGAAAAATCATATATAAAATACTTTAAAAGCATAAAAAATGCATTTTTAGAAAACAATAATGACAAGGTTATAAAAGCTTGGCAGGAAGCGGAAATTTGTTGGATGAATATAAGAGATAAAATTCAACCAGCACATCCACTTGAATATTATGAAGATGCTTATACTCACGCTGTAGCATTAGAATGGGATATAAGACTTGTCGATGAAGATGGAATAGATGAAGAAAGTTTTAAATCAAGTATACAAAAAAGTTTTGAACACATAAGCAAAGAGATAAATTTACAAGATGAAAACATAAAAAATCAAGTTATATCAAATATACAAAGAACACAACTTTATGTTTCTTTACCACTTGTTTATTATGGTGCCGAGCTAAATGGTCTATTTAGCGCTCAAGTTGTACCAAATGATGAAAAAGTAAGTAAAATGTGTGGCAAAAAGATATTTGCTTTTGTAAATTATATATATGAAAGTGCAAAAGCGAAACCGTTCATGAAACTTAGTTCTGAGATATTTGAAAAAGATTTTTTAAATTTTGGAAGAGAGATACTTTATACAAAACCTGAAATTTGGAAAAAAGTATATGAAATTTCAACAATAGGACACGAGTTTGGACATATTTTATTTATAGATAATGATACAGAACTACTTATGAATAAAAATGGAGTGTTTAAATTTATAGAAGAGTATAAGGCTACAACCGGTGGACTTGTAAATTTCTTTTTACATGAAGATGAAAAGTATAAAATGGCTGTATTTCATGAACTAATCGCACGTGCAATAGGGCTTATAGCATGGATGGAAGTAGATGAAGTAAGGGCTTATTATTGCGAAGGGCTTATACATCTTAGTCTGCTTTTTGAAAGCGGTGTTTTATCATTTAAAGATAAAAAACTAAGTATTAATTTTGATGAATCATCATATGAAAAATTTAAAGAAATTTGTCTAAACAACTACAAAAATCTAGCAAAACACTATGCTGATAAAAAAGAAGCGAGTGAGTTTTTAAATATATTTTGCGAGGAACATAAAAATACATTTTTACCAAAAAATAATAATACAAAAGAATTTGTTTTATACTTTTATGAAAGATACAAAGATATAGGAAACGATGTAGATGAAAGTGGCGAATGGGAAAAGTGGCAAAATATAATAAAATAA
- a CDS encoding GGDEF domain-containing phosphodiesterase, translating to MIEKEKKAIIKLNITKQNRLNELNNTNIKLKELVMYDALTRVFNRPYFIAQLSELISTKSYHTVISLYIINIKNIKNINNTYSCQIVDQVLIKTINRIKEFISKKLYYIIGRFGRDDILIAIKEKNTDIDYIDFTNGLLSYIQKPLIIENNKIKISAKIGISSTETSQIKVQDLISQANMALNVAKKYTPIPFYIYTEDLNIIRWEDYHIKNLLENADFDKEFRLIFQPQFNIKNKKIIGFEALLRWNSSSKGNIPPSKFIPIAEQDATIIKIGKWVVVNSVKYIKYINEKYKTDLSIGINISSKQMDGINFANNIINLIKKNNIDPKWINIEISELDFSDNYDIAKEILHIFKQNNINISMDNFGTGFSSISAIKQFNINKLKITKKLIDEIRTDVISKDIVKAIVSLAKVMNIKTIAEGVSSEEQLEVLKNIGCDEIQGFIWSEPLESKDFECFLKNQISV from the coding sequence ATGATTGAAAAAGAAAAAAAAGCGATCATAAAGCTAAATATAACTAAACAAAATAGACTAAACGAACTAAATAACACTAATATAAAGCTAAAAGAATTAGTAATGTATGATGCATTAACTAGAGTGTTTAATAGGCCATACTTTATAGCTCAATTGTCAGAATTAATTTCTACAAAATCATATCATACTGTGATTAGTCTATATATAATAAATATTAAAAATATTAAAAATATTAACAACACCTATAGTTGTCAAATAGTAGATCAAGTTCTAATAAAAACCATAAATCGAATTAAAGAATTCATTTCTAAAAAATTATATTATATTATAGGAAGATTTGGCAGAGACGATATATTAATAGCGATAAAAGAAAAAAATACAGATATTGATTATATTGATTTTACTAACGGCCTATTAAGCTATATACAAAAACCTCTAATTATAGAAAACAATAAAATAAAAATATCAGCAAAAATAGGAATAAGCTCAACTGAAACAAGCCAAATAAAAGTCCAAGACTTGATATCTCAAGCAAATATGGCTCTTAATGTAGCAAAAAAATATACACCGATACCATTTTATATATACACTGAAGATTTAAATATTATAAGATGGGAAGATTACCACATAAAAAATCTTTTAGAAAATGCTGATTTTGATAAAGAATTTAGACTTATATTTCAACCACAATTTAATATAAAAAATAAAAAGATAATTGGCTTTGAAGCACTTCTTAGATGGAATTCTTCAAGCAAAGGCAATATACCGCCTAGTAAATTTATTCCTATAGCGGAGCAAGATGCAACTATTATAAAAATAGGAAAATGGGTTGTAGTTAATTCGGTAAAATACATAAAATATATAAATGAAAAATACAAAACAGATTTATCAATAGGCATTAATATCTCTTCAAAACAAATGGATGGAATCAACTTTGCTAATAATATAATAAATTTAATCAAAAAAAATAATATAGATCCAAAATGGATAAACATAGAAATATCAGAACTAGACTTTAGTGACAACTATGATATAGCCAAAGAGATATTGCATATATTTAAACAAAACAATATAAATATATCTATGGATAATTTTGGCACTGGCTTTTCGTCAATTAGCGCAATCAAACAATTTAATATAAATAAATTAAAAATAACAAAAAAACTTATCGATGAAATAAGAACGGATGTAATAAGCAAAGACATAGTGAAAGCGATTGTATCATTAGCAAAAGTTATGAACATAAAGACCATAGCAGAAGGTGTTTCAAGCGAAGAACAGCTAGAAGTATTAAAAAATATAGGTTGTGATGAAATACAAGGATTTATATGGAGTGAACCATTAGAAAGCAAAGATTTTGAATGCTTTTTAAAAAATCAAATATCAGTTTAA
- a CDS encoding bifunctional diguanylate cyclase/phosphodiesterase, protein MNFRFKELGKLYITMFILLSIFISFVCYLFNFTFLSYMIELIAMAVISKKIYASISKLGEQRELWILLSLSSILWIVCDLNWYIYKFILLKDYNEYSFLHIAYLIPTFFILIGTGSYFYKKFKHEAEDKMLILNDALGIFLMLSVFLISFFKDYNFILITKNITQFSAFFSIIFSFMILFFVLNALFASNKISINLSIFYVIISCVILSLINITYFKDMVNSNHLDSRFLNIFYIIPFMIIMFGAYEFQGANRVIKQKNINFSIIAKWIPMISIIPVIFQKNIEAEISIFILLIIFGHILLSYYVKNTIYSNKLLKKEQNLTNELEKKVAMHTNELIIANLKLKELIEKDYLTGLHTNDFIIHKISELLEKQTKNECIAVYYINIKRFKLTNSCYGYIVGDKILKIVGKRLLILCDENKIVGRLNADEFVIVAKFEDKNKKNLLNFANQIIGSIKENIQIESYNFALDCIVGIGISDYNSKKDAKSIIINADQAMNFAKEAPSLNPLIYTEEMSRLLRHDSKIDILLNNSQINKEFEIYLQPVLDAKTNKIVSAEALLRWNNPELGFLEANSFIEIAKKTDIANKFFEFVIQKISSTIKDFKLLNIKPPIISINIFSNKIYLLEFIEKIQENLKIYEVNPKYIMLELDESIWMNSKDILENIFIRLQRIGINVCIDNFGAGRSSLLYTRTYKISHIKIANKLISNIHINKDEQEIVQSIIEFGKIIGAKTIAKGLENKETLELAKKLNCDEVQGYIVAKPMSIDNFINFLRKNNES, encoded by the coding sequence TTGAATTTTAGATTCAAAGAGCTTGGTAAATTATACATAACAATGTTTATTTTACTATCAATTTTTATATCTTTTGTCTGTTATTTATTTAATTTTACATTCTTGTCTTACATGATAGAATTAATAGCCATGGCAGTAATTTCAAAAAAAATATATGCTTCGATATCTAAACTAGGAGAGCAAAGAGAACTTTGGATACTTTTAAGTCTATCTTCTATTCTTTGGATAGTTTGTGATTTAAATTGGTATATATATAAATTTATATTATTAAAAGATTATAATGAGTATAGTTTTTTACACATTGCGTATTTGATACCTACTTTTTTTATTTTAATTGGAACAGGCTCTTATTTTTATAAAAAGTTTAAACATGAAGCAGAAGATAAAATGCTAATATTAAACGATGCGCTTGGAATATTTTTAATGTTATCTGTATTTTTAATAAGCTTCTTTAAAGATTATAATTTTATACTCATAACAAAAAATATAACTCAATTTTCAGCATTTTTTTCTATTATTTTTAGCTTTATGATTTTATTTTTTGTATTAAATGCGCTTTTTGCTAGCAATAAGATATCAATAAATCTAAGTATTTTTTATGTAATCATATCATGCGTCATACTCTCTCTGATAAATATAACATATTTTAAAGATATGGTTAATTCCAATCATTTAGATAGTAGATTCTTAAATATATTTTATATAATTCCATTTATGATAATAATGTTTGGGGCTTATGAGTTTCAAGGTGCAAATAGAGTTATTAAACAAAAAAATATCAATTTTTCAATAATAGCAAAGTGGATACCCATGATAAGCATTATACCTGTAATATTTCAAAAAAATATAGAAGCTGAAATATCAATTTTTATTCTTTTAATAATTTTTGGACATATTCTACTTAGCTATTATGTAAAAAATACAATATATAGCAACAAACTTTTAAAGAAAGAACAAAATTTAACAAATGAACTAGAAAAAAAAGTTGCAATGCACACAAATGAATTAATTATAGCAAACCTAAAGCTAAAAGAACTAATAGAAAAAGACTACTTAACAGGATTACACACCAATGATTTTATAATACACAAGATTAGCGAATTGTTAGAAAAACAAACAAAAAATGAATGTATAGCTGTATATTATATAAACATAAAACGATTCAAGCTAACTAACTCTTGTTATGGATACATTGTTGGTGATAAAATTTTGAAAATTGTTGGCAAAAGATTATTGATTTTGTGTGATGAAAACAAAATAGTTGGTCGATTAAATGCTGATGAGTTTGTAATAGTGGCTAAATTCGAAGATAAAAACAAAAAAAACTTATTAAATTTTGCAAATCAAATAATAGGATCTATAAAAGAAAATATTCAAATAGAATCTTACAATTTTGCATTAGACTGCATAGTTGGAATAGGCATATCTGATTATAATAGTAAAAAAGATGCAAAATCAATAATAATAAATGCTGATCAAGCTATGAATTTTGCAAAAGAAGCGCCTTCTTTAAATCCTCTTATATATACAGAAGAAATGAGCAGATTATTGCGACATGACTCTAAAATTGATATTTTATTAAACAACTCTCAAATCAACAAAGAATTTGAAATTTATCTCCAACCAGTATTGGATGCAAAAACAAATAAAATTGTTTCAGCTGAAGCACTACTGAGATGGAACAATCCAGAACTTGGATTTTTAGAAGCAAATAGTTTTATAGAAATAGCAAAAAAAACTGATATTGCTAATAAATTTTTTGAATTTGTTATACAAAAAATATCATCAACCATAAAAGATTTTAAATTATTAAATATAAAACCGCCAATAATAAGTATAAACATATTTTCTAATAAAATATATTTATTAGAATTCATAGAAAAAATCCAAGAAAATTTAAAAATTTACGAAGTAAATCCAAAATATATCATGCTTGAATTAGATGAATCTATATGGATGAATTCAAAAGATATACTAGAAAATATATTTATAAGATTGCAACGTATTGGTATAAATGTCTGTATAGATAATTTTGGAGCTGGGCGTTCATCGCTATTGTACACTAGAACATATAAGATCAGTCATATAAAGATAGCAAATAAGTTGATATCAAATATACATATAAATAAAGATGAGCAAGAAATAGTCCAATCAATTATAGAATTTGGAAAAATAATAGGCGCAAAAACAATTGCAAAAGGTTTAGAAAACAAGGAAACGCTAGAATTAGCAAAAAAATTAAATTGCGATGAAGTGCAAGGATATATTGTTGCAAAACCTATGAGCATTGATAATTTTATAAATTTTTTAAGAAAAAATAATGAATCTTGA